The following proteins come from a genomic window of Rutidosis leptorrhynchoides isolate AG116_Rl617_1_P2 chromosome 10, CSIRO_AGI_Rlap_v1, whole genome shotgun sequence:
- the LOC139870956 gene encoding uncharacterized protein: MAHVVADALSHKKSVDSVKFMRIEIVSDLVDRLKITQLEALRDEHLKSELMVKRKEELMNDSRGLKTYRERVWVSLLGGLRDLILNKAHKSRLSVHPGSTKMYHDLKVLYWWPTMKADMAQYVEKCHICAQVKVEHQKLYGSLR, encoded by the coding sequence ATGGCACACGtcgtggctgatgcgttaagtcatAAGAAATCCGTTGATAGTGTAAAGTTTATGCGAATTGAGATTGTGTCTGATTTAGTGGATCGACTAAAGATAACTCAACTCGAAGCATTACGAGATGAACATTTGAAATCCGAGTTAATGGTGAAAAGAAAAGAAGAATTGATGAATGATTCTCGAGGATTAAAGACTTATCGTGAACGAGTTTGGGTGTCGTTGCTTGGTGGATTGCGAGATTTAATCTTAAATaaagcacataaatcgagattatctgtGCATCCCGGTAGtacaaaaatgtatcatgatttgaaggtGTTATATTGGTGGCCAACTATGAAAGCAGACATGGCGCAATACgtggaaaaatgtcatatttgcgcCCAAGTGAAAGTAGAACACCAGAAACTGTATGGGTCTCTGCGTTAA